In one window of Rhodoglobus vestalii DNA:
- a CDS encoding YceI family protein, giving the protein MTTSLQTHPNFVAGTWQIDPTHSTVTFTVKHLMISKVRGSFDDFSGTIVTSQTPTENSVTATIDMATINTNQADRDNHLRTNDFFKIDEFPSATFTSTTVTVDGDDLTIDGNLTLRGVTKPVTLKGEFGGIATDGYGQTKAAASASTVINRTDFGVNYNSALETGGVLIGEDITLSFDLQSVLQK; this is encoded by the coding sequence ATGACTACTTCTCTTCAGACCCACCCAAATTTCGTCGCCGGCACCTGGCAGATCGACCCCACCCACTCGACGGTCACCTTCACCGTTAAGCACCTGATGATCAGCAAGGTGCGCGGATCCTTCGACGACTTCAGCGGCACCATCGTCACGTCGCAGACGCCCACCGAGAACTCGGTCACCGCAACGATTGACATGGCCACCATCAACACCAACCAGGCCGACCGCGACAATCACCTCCGCACCAACGACTTCTTCAAGATCGACGAATTTCCCAGCGCAACCTTCACCTCCACCACCGTCACCGTTGACGGCGATGACCTGACGATCGACGGCAACCTCACCCTGCGCGGTGTCACCAAGCCCGTCACGCTGAAGGGCGAATTCGGCGGCATCGCCACCGACGGTTACGGTCAGACCAAGGCTGCGGCGAGCGCCAGCACCGTCATCAACCGCACCGACTTCGGCGTCAACTACAACTCCGCTCTGGAGACCGGCGGGGTTCTCATTGGCGAAGACATCACTCTGAGCTTCGACCTTCAGTCGGTGCTCCAAAAGTAG
- a CDS encoding MFS transporter gives MEIDRAVQSRIVRTLVAGQVLAGLGLGATVAVGAILAADLGGEALSGAAATSSTLGAALVSIPLARLAQRWGRRPALALGAGIAAGGSLITVLAIGIAFFPLLILGFAMLGVGTAVGLQARFAATDVAAPEHRGRDLSLVVWSTTIGAVAGPNLIGPGEAVAQWLSLPTNTGSFVFAIAAQLAATVLYLVLLRPDPLVLAGNKPVEPVAVADAGIVRGRGPLVFAIGSIAISHAVMVSIMAMTPVHLVQHGASLTVVGFTISLHIAGMYALSPVFGWASDHFGRIPTILVGQALFAASVLVVALGQLSNSAVTVGLVLLGLGWSASTVAGSALVADLSTGAMRLRIQGRSDTIMSLAGAFGGGFAGPILLVVGYAGLAWGAGILVLIVAAAALVVWRIKPTATSTPLLVSDSHQSLSR, from the coding sequence ATGGAGATCGACCGCGCAGTGCAATCCCGCATCGTCAGAACCCTCGTTGCCGGGCAAGTGCTTGCCGGGCTCGGGCTGGGAGCAACGGTTGCGGTCGGAGCGATTCTGGCCGCCGATCTCGGTGGTGAAGCACTCTCGGGTGCGGCAGCAACATCCAGCACGCTCGGTGCTGCTCTGGTGTCGATTCCCTTGGCTCGACTGGCGCAACGTTGGGGGCGTCGACCAGCGCTCGCGCTCGGCGCCGGTATTGCGGCGGGTGGCTCCCTCATCACGGTGCTCGCAATTGGGATCGCGTTCTTCCCGCTCCTCATTCTTGGTTTTGCGATGCTCGGTGTTGGCACAGCGGTAGGCCTGCAGGCGCGATTTGCGGCGACGGATGTTGCGGCTCCCGAACACCGTGGGCGTGACCTGTCGCTCGTGGTCTGGTCGACAACGATCGGTGCCGTAGCTGGCCCCAACCTCATCGGGCCTGGTGAAGCGGTTGCACAGTGGCTGTCGTTGCCGACCAACACAGGCTCGTTTGTTTTTGCAATTGCTGCCCAGCTGGCTGCAACGGTGCTCTACCTCGTACTGCTCCGACCAGACCCTCTCGTTCTCGCCGGCAACAAACCCGTTGAGCCGGTAGCCGTCGCGGATGCCGGGATAGTTCGCGGCCGTGGGCCGCTTGTCTTCGCAATCGGTTCCATTGCGATCAGTCATGCCGTGATGGTGTCGATCATGGCAATGACCCCGGTGCATTTGGTTCAGCACGGAGCAAGTCTTACCGTGGTCGGCTTCACGATAAGCCTGCACATTGCCGGAATGTATGCGCTATCGCCCGTCTTCGGCTGGGCGAGTGATCATTTCGGCCGCATCCCGACCATCCTCGTTGGACAAGCCCTCTTTGCAGCGTCGGTGTTGGTGGTCGCACTCGGCCAACTGAGCAATTCGGCGGTCACAGTCGGCTTAGTGCTGTTGGGTCTCGGCTGGAGCGCCTCAACTGTTGCGGGCTCCGCGCTCGTCGCCGATCTCTCCACCGGCGCAATGCGACTGCGCATTCAGGGCCGAAGTGACACCATCATGAGCCTCGCGGGCGCATTCGGCGGAGGCTTTGCCGGGCCCATTCTCCTTGTCGTCGGCTACGCCGGACTCGCGTGGGGTGCAGGAATCCTAGTGCTCATCGTTGCCGCTGCAGCACTGGTGGTGTGGCGGATTAAGCCGACCGCGACATCCACCCCACTGCTGGTTAGTGACAGCCACCAGTCCCTCAGTCGCTGA
- the purS gene encoding phosphoribosylformylglycinamidine synthase subunit PurS, which translates to MPTIVVEVMPKAEILDPQGKAVAGALVRLDRSEFTSVRIGKRFELTVDGPITADLLAEARAIANDLLANTVIEDVIYVGEARGADGSQTAAEGA; encoded by the coding sequence GTGCCAACAATCGTTGTCGAGGTAATGCCTAAGGCTGAAATCCTCGATCCTCAGGGCAAGGCTGTCGCCGGTGCCCTTGTCCGTCTCGATAGGAGCGAGTTCACTTCGGTGCGCATCGGTAAGCGTTTTGAGCTCACCGTTGATGGCCCGATTACTGCTGATTTGCTGGCGGAGGCGCGCGCGATCGCGAACGATCTTCTCGCCAACACGGTGATCGAAGATGTGATTTACGTCGGTGAGGCTCGCGGCGCCGACGGTTCGCAGACCGCTGCCGAGGGCGCATAG
- the purQ gene encoding phosphoribosylformylglycinamidine synthase subunit PurQ: protein MRVGVITFPGSLDDRDAQRAVKLGGAVPVALWHGDHDLKNVDAIVLPGGFSYGDYLRAGAIAAHSPIMSEVIAAANGGMPVLGICNGFQILVESHLLPGGLVRNDHGDFVCRDQKLRVENIDTAWSNGFKEDEEIIIPLKNGEGGYIADQETLDRLEGEGQVVFRYLEINPNGSANDIAGISNARGNVVGLMPHPEHATEPGFGPDTRVAMRSGTDGLTFFTSAITSLMANA from the coding sequence GTGCGCGTCGGAGTTATCACTTTTCCGGGTTCGCTTGACGATCGCGACGCTCAGCGTGCGGTGAAACTCGGGGGCGCAGTGCCCGTAGCCCTGTGGCACGGCGACCACGATCTCAAGAATGTCGACGCAATCGTATTGCCCGGTGGTTTCAGCTACGGCGACTACCTGCGCGCTGGTGCTATCGCCGCACACTCGCCCATCATGAGCGAGGTCATTGCTGCAGCGAACGGTGGGATGCCCGTGCTCGGCATCTGCAACGGTTTCCAGATTTTGGTGGAGTCACACCTGCTGCCCGGTGGCCTCGTACGCAACGATCACGGCGACTTCGTGTGCCGTGACCAGAAGTTGCGCGTCGAGAACATCGACACCGCGTGGAGCAATGGCTTCAAAGAAGACGAAGAGATCATCATCCCGTTGAAGAACGGTGAGGGTGGCTACATTGCCGATCAGGAGACGCTCGATCGTCTGGAGGGCGAAGGCCAGGTCGTGTTCCGCTACCTCGAGATTAACCCCAATGGCTCAGCGAATGACATTGCGGGCATCTCGAATGCGCGGGGAAATGTTGTGGGGCTGATGCCGCATCCGGAGCACGCAACCGAGCCCGGTTTTGGCCCCGATACTCGCGTAGCGATGCGCTCGGGCACCGACGGTCTCACCTTCTTCACCAGTGCGATCACCTCACTGATGGCCAACGCCTGA
- a CDS encoding DUF3817 domain-containing protein produces MFATPKSLFRFLAIAEAITWTLLITGLILRATVGLDVAVSIGGGIHGFVFLAYGATAVLLTVNQRWSAGTAILTIGSAIIPYATIPVELWLARSGRLAGAWRTEVSDNPRDAGWIDRTMRWFLKHPFILVLLVAAAVVLLYVVLITLGPPGGSK; encoded by the coding sequence ATGTTTGCCACACCGAAGTCACTGTTCCGCTTTCTCGCGATTGCGGAGGCGATCACCTGGACCCTGCTCATCACAGGCCTCATTTTGCGTGCCACAGTGGGGTTGGATGTCGCGGTGTCGATCGGCGGCGGCATTCACGGGTTCGTCTTCTTGGCCTACGGTGCCACGGCCGTGTTGTTGACGGTGAACCAGCGTTGGAGCGCTGGCACCGCCATTCTCACTATTGGTAGCGCCATCATTCCCTACGCCACTATTCCGGTGGAGTTGTGGCTGGCACGCAGCGGCCGTCTCGCTGGTGCGTGGCGCACCGAAGTAAGTGACAACCCGCGTGATGCCGGCTGGATTGACCGCACTATGCGCTGGTTCTTGAAGCACCCGTTCATTCTTGTGCTGCTCGTTGCGGCAGCCGTGGTGCTGCTGTATGTGGTGCTGATTACTCTGGGGCCGCCCGGCGGCAGCAAGTAG
- a CDS encoding CPBP family glutamic-type intramembrane protease, which produces MLPLTSTAPAPQLSSRSWGLLPAALLSSSAVLLFAVRLPLHGYVVVALALVAAWITDRRKYTEGLAKDLLLIATGMVIVSTISVAADISWGNFFLLGFVLAAAVAVPYALSRFVFKDRLIRFPWRGGWPWNRVQWGYLALVLFLGWLILPFYFITSGVYLNWPIVTTPDEIGRLFVGVNAVGTWDELFFILTVFVLFRRHFPVWQANLLQMVIFVSFLWELGYQSWGPLLTIPFALLQGWIYSSTKSLVYVLTVHLLFDAVVFLVIVHARNPGVIPFFLV; this is translated from the coding sequence ATGCTGCCGCTCACTAGCACTGCGCCCGCGCCACAACTCAGCTCACGCAGTTGGGGGCTCCTGCCCGCAGCACTGTTGAGCAGTTCCGCCGTTCTCCTGTTCGCGGTGCGATTGCCTCTGCACGGCTACGTTGTTGTGGCCCTTGCACTCGTTGCCGCGTGGATCACTGATCGTCGCAAATACACCGAAGGCTTGGCTAAAGATCTCCTACTCATTGCCACCGGTATGGTGATTGTCTCCACGATCTCGGTTGCTGCCGACATCAGCTGGGGCAATTTCTTCCTTCTCGGATTCGTGCTGGCCGCGGCGGTAGCGGTGCCCTACGCGCTGTCGCGCTTCGTGTTCAAAGACCGGCTAATCCGCTTTCCGTGGCGCGGTGGTTGGCCGTGGAATCGTGTGCAGTGGGGCTATCTCGCCCTCGTGCTATTTCTGGGATGGCTGATTCTGCCGTTCTACTTCATCACCAGTGGCGTGTACCTGAACTGGCCAATTGTGACAACGCCCGATGAGATCGGGCGTCTCTTCGTGGGAGTGAACGCCGTAGGCACGTGGGACGAACTGTTCTTCATCCTCACCGTGTTCGTACTCTTCAGAAGGCACTTCCCGGTCTGGCAGGCGAACCTGCTGCAAATGGTGATCTTTGTGTCGTTCCTGTGGGAACTCGGGTACCAGTCGTGGGGCCCGCTCCTCACGATCCCCTTCGCGCTGCTGCAGGGTTGGATTTACTCCAGCACCAAGTCGCTCGTCTATGTGCTGACCGTGCACCTACTGTTCGACGCCGTAGTGTTCTTAGTGATTGTGCACGCACGAAACCCGGGCGTTATCCCGTTCTTCCTGGTGTAG
- a CDS encoding mechanosensitive ion channel family protein encodes MFEWKSWLGLPVAVAIALLAVVIVVGVISLIVRAIARLRPGAYATLAPLRQRLRVLIALLAVWVAVAATIPIVEENILNIINYAFRGAVIAAGGWLLVAVMNLLFGRAVARYPLDVPDNRVARRVRTQVQVLRRVLTAVIAIVTIGAILLTLPGAQALGASVLASAGLVGVVAGIAAQSALANVFAGMQLAFSDAIRVDDVVIADGEWGRIEEITLTYVVLNIWDQRRLVLPSTYFTSTPFQNWTRNATELLGVVVFDLDWRVNVDQMRVQLKKVLAETELWDGRTANVQVVDSTGGFVRVRIVASAADSGAQWDLQTHVREEMVSWLQTKNPAALPRTRVLMVENEARSRGKAAAEPQDRGLFSGSAEADARRQEFTGAITVQANTPDNTPDNTTDNAPDNAPEGAADHPPKKD; translated from the coding sequence GTGTTCGAATGGAAATCGTGGCTGGGGCTCCCTGTCGCCGTCGCGATCGCGCTTCTCGCCGTCGTCATCGTGGTGGGCGTGATTTCGCTCATTGTGAGAGCAATCGCACGCCTTAGACCAGGAGCGTACGCAACGCTGGCACCGCTTCGACAGCGACTGCGAGTGCTCATCGCACTGTTAGCGGTGTGGGTTGCGGTTGCCGCAACAATCCCCATTGTTGAGGAGAACATCCTCAACATCATCAACTACGCGTTCCGAGGCGCCGTCATCGCTGCAGGCGGTTGGCTGTTAGTGGCAGTGATGAACCTGCTGTTTGGCCGTGCCGTCGCACGCTACCCACTCGACGTTCCAGACAATCGAGTTGCTCGACGTGTGCGCACTCAAGTGCAGGTGCTGCGTCGCGTACTCACCGCTGTCATCGCAATTGTCACCATCGGTGCGATTCTCCTGACGCTTCCCGGCGCTCAAGCGCTTGGCGCGAGCGTTCTCGCCTCAGCCGGCCTGGTCGGCGTTGTTGCCGGCATTGCCGCCCAGTCGGCCCTCGCCAACGTTTTTGCGGGAATGCAACTCGCTTTCAGCGACGCGATCCGTGTCGATGACGTCGTGATCGCCGATGGCGAATGGGGCCGCATCGAGGAGATCACCCTCACCTACGTTGTGCTGAATATTTGGGATCAGCGCCGACTGGTGCTGCCCTCCACCTACTTCACGTCAACTCCGTTCCAAAACTGGACTAGGAACGCCACCGAACTCCTAGGGGTGGTTGTTTTTGATCTCGACTGGCGCGTGAATGTCGACCAAATGCGCGTGCAACTGAAAAAAGTGCTCGCAGAAACGGAACTGTGGGATGGACGCACCGCCAATGTGCAAGTCGTCGACTCGACCGGTGGTTTCGTCAGGGTGCGCATCGTCGCCAGCGCTGCGGACTCCGGCGCACAGTGGGATCTTCAAACCCACGTACGCGAAGAGATGGTCAGTTGGTTGCAAACCAAGAACCCGGCTGCTCTCCCCCGCACTCGAGTGCTCATGGTCGAGAACGAGGCTCGCTCTCGCGGCAAGGCAGCGGCAGAACCGCAGGACCGCGGGCTGTTCAGCGGCAGCGCGGAAGCTGATGCCCGTCGCCAAGAATTCACCGGCGCAATTACCGTGCAAGCCAACACTCCCGACAACACGCCCGACAACACGACCGACAACGCGCCCGACAACGCGCCCGAGGGCGCAGCCGACCATCCACCCAAGAAGGACTAA
- a CDS encoding DUF2254 domain-containing protein yields MGEAATQGARRSSGRRWFATMREAASAELWPLPILFIIIAVVLGIVLPFIDRAVDSSLSPLFKSVLFAGGPGSARAVLSAVAGSLITATSLTFSLTIVALQLASSQASPRVLRTFLKNRTVQWTLAVFVGTFAYALTVLRTIEDGSVSVDPIVPRFAVTLASLLTLASVVMLVLFLAHLARQLRIETTIRQIFVEASSTITSVKSTMAEGYVKLPDWPPANRIELSLATRSGFIRSIDRSRLLAVAIDYDLVVSEVQTIGNHVVSRTPVIRWWLRDPLEHVGEEARETINPALSQAIDLAYECTASQDIGFGIRQLVDIAAKALSPGVNDPTTAVHTLGQLSAILGSIAELPIQATGLTDDDDRVRVIINPHSFTDLLDVAMTQPRRYGASDPGVVERLFRLLQEVGYRAQRPEQTEAVLQQIERLEASVAVENYDYVERERFAMVAEAARAATSDHRWL; encoded by the coding sequence ATGGGCGAAGCAGCAACACAGGGTGCGCGACGGAGTTCCGGGCGACGGTGGTTCGCGACCATGCGCGAAGCGGCCTCCGCCGAACTGTGGCCGCTACCGATTCTGTTCATCATCATCGCCGTTGTTCTCGGGATAGTTCTGCCGTTCATTGATCGGGCTGTCGACTCTTCGCTGTCGCCCCTGTTTAAAAGTGTGCTGTTCGCTGGAGGGCCAGGGAGCGCCCGAGCTGTACTCTCCGCCGTTGCGGGCTCACTCATCACTGCAACTTCGCTGACGTTCTCACTGACAATTGTGGCACTGCAGCTGGCAAGCAGTCAGGCCTCACCGCGTGTGTTGCGCACCTTCCTCAAAAACCGGACGGTGCAGTGGACACTCGCCGTCTTCGTGGGCACTTTTGCCTATGCACTCACAGTGCTGCGCACCATTGAGGATGGCTCGGTCAGCGTTGACCCGATCGTGCCACGCTTCGCGGTAACTCTTGCTTCATTATTGACTCTGGCAAGTGTTGTCATGCTCGTACTGTTCTTGGCCCATCTCGCGAGACAGCTACGCATTGAGACCACAATTCGGCAAATTTTTGTTGAAGCTAGCAGCACCATCACATCTGTGAAATCGACGATGGCGGAGGGGTACGTTAAGCTTCCGGATTGGCCGCCTGCCAACCGCATCGAACTTAGCCTGGCGACACGGTCCGGGTTCATTCGCTCCATTGATCGCTCTCGCCTCCTCGCCGTCGCGATCGATTATGACCTTGTCGTCAGCGAAGTGCAGACCATTGGCAATCACGTTGTCAGCAGGACTCCCGTAATCCGGTGGTGGCTGCGGGACCCACTGGAACATGTGGGCGAGGAGGCACGCGAGACCATCAACCCTGCCCTCTCCCAAGCTATTGATTTGGCGTACGAGTGCACGGCAAGCCAAGACATTGGCTTCGGCATCCGCCAGCTCGTCGACATCGCCGCCAAAGCTCTCTCACCGGGCGTCAACGATCCGACTACGGCCGTGCATACGCTCGGCCAACTCTCGGCGATCCTCGGATCTATCGCCGAACTGCCCATTCAGGCAACGGGGCTAACCGATGACGATGATCGTGTGCGTGTCATCATCAATCCACATAGCTTCACGGATCTGCTCGACGTCGCCATGACCCAGCCGCGGCGCTACGGTGCGAGCGACCCCGGAGTTGTTGAGCGACTTTTCCGACTGCTGCAAGAGGTGGGCTATCGTGCACAACGACCCGAGCAGACCGAGGCCGTGCTTCAACAGATCGAGCGGCTGGAGGCATCCGTTGCGGTAGAAAACTATGACTATGTCGAGCGCGAGCGGTTTGCCATGGTTGCCGAAGCAGCACGCGCAGCAACTTCCGACCACCGCTGGCTCTGA
- a CDS encoding GNAT family N-acetyltransferase: MEDTYELELRSVPFEHADSVMLRSAQRAELTARYKTEDSEPGVKPNSDSVVVFLIAYVDGIPAGCGGLRELNGGGFEIKRMYVTPAQRGTGIAIAVLRGLEEWARAQSAAELVLETGTAQPDAMRFYEREGYSRIDNFGAYAGEDLSVCYSKAL, translated from the coding sequence GTGGAAGACACTTATGAACTTGAGTTGCGCAGCGTTCCCTTTGAGCATGCCGATTCGGTGATGTTGCGGTCGGCGCAGCGCGCGGAGCTAACCGCGCGCTACAAAACCGAAGACAGCGAGCCAGGGGTAAAGCCCAATTCTGACTCCGTCGTGGTGTTTCTTATCGCGTATGTCGATGGGATTCCTGCCGGTTGTGGTGGACTCCGCGAGCTCAATGGTGGCGGCTTTGAAATCAAACGCATGTACGTCACTCCTGCCCAGCGTGGCACCGGCATCGCCATCGCCGTGCTGCGGGGACTCGAAGAGTGGGCACGAGCGCAGTCCGCAGCCGAGCTTGTGCTCGAAACCGGAACAGCCCAGCCTGATGCGATGCGTTTCTATGAGCGCGAAGGTTACAGCCGCATTGACAACTTCGGCGCCTACGCCGGCGAAGATTTGAGCGTCTGCTACTCCAAAGCGCTCTAG
- a CDS encoding sulfite exporter TauE/SafE family protein, with the protein MLALVAISVLIGALSQRITGMGFALVASPLIVILLGPFDGVLVVNLCGVISALLIIPRVWRLIEWRTFAWLVIPAIVAIVPGSLLAARLPGPILQLGVGALVLVSLTATLLITRADHIVAARPAAIIAGAASGFMNTAAGVGGPALSVYAVLTRWSQAHFAATLQPYFVVVGTVSLTTKMMFSGGQIPQLDAVSWIIIVGALLAGLALGEVLNRHISHRAARIGVVILAYVGGTAAVIDGALHLAV; encoded by the coding sequence GTGCTTGCTCTCGTTGCGATATCCGTCCTCATCGGAGCACTGTCGCAACGGATAACGGGTATGGGCTTCGCGCTCGTGGCGTCGCCGCTGATAGTTATTCTCCTCGGCCCCTTCGACGGCGTACTCGTCGTCAACCTCTGCGGAGTCATTTCGGCACTGCTCATCATCCCGCGGGTCTGGCGGCTCATTGAGTGGCGCACTTTCGCGTGGCTCGTCATTCCTGCCATTGTTGCCATCGTGCCGGGCTCGTTGCTTGCCGCTCGACTTCCCGGCCCCATCCTGCAACTCGGCGTTGGCGCACTAGTTCTTGTTTCGCTCACTGCGACACTGCTCATCACCCGCGCAGACCACATTGTGGCGGCACGGCCAGCAGCAATTATTGCGGGAGCGGCATCCGGATTCATGAACACTGCCGCCGGTGTTGGCGGACCAGCCCTCAGCGTCTATGCGGTACTCACGCGCTGGTCGCAGGCGCACTTTGCCGCAACACTGCAGCCGTATTTTGTTGTGGTCGGAACTGTCTCGCTCACCACAAAGATGATGTTCTCTGGCGGGCAAATCCCCCAATTGGATGCCGTGAGCTGGATCATCATCGTTGGCGCCCTGCTCGCGGGGCTGGCGCTTGGCGAAGTGCTCAATCGGCATATCAGTCATCGTGCTGCGCGGATCGGGGTTGTCATCCTTGCCTACGTCGGCGGCACTGCTGCCGTCATCGATGGCGCATTACATCTTGCGGTCTAA
- a CDS encoding catalase: protein MTEPTRTQAGAPIASDEHSLTVGADGVTALHDRFLVEKLASFHRERVPERNPHAKGGGAFGEFVVTEDVSKYTKAAVFQKGATSETIMRFSSVAGEQGSPDTWRDVRGFALRFYSTEGNYDIVGNNTPVFFLRDAMKFPDFIHSQKRLGDSGLRNADMQWDFWTLSPESAHQVTYLMGDRGLSKSWRHINGYGSHTYQWINAEGERFWVQYHFHSSQGVELMEAADAERIAGEDADYYRRDLFDSIAAGDYPSWDVSVQIMPYDDAKTYRFNPFDLTKTWSHDDYPLIPVGHFTLNRNPESFFAQIEQAAFSPSNMVPGTDISPDKMLMARVYSYPDAQRYRIGANYNQLPVNQPHASEAKNYQHEGAMNYKIGDAADRTYAPNSYGGPAAQPELASEGGWANDGELMRAAQTLHAEDDDFGQAGTLYRDVFSTESKARFIETLTGQGRAITIPEILERFYWYWGSVDADLGTTLRQTVPGNVETANEEADPVGVGPAN, encoded by the coding sequence GTTACCGCATTGCACGACCGTTTCTTGGTGGAGAAGCTTGCATCCTTCCACCGCGAGCGTGTGCCAGAGCGCAACCCGCACGCCAAGGGTGGTGGAGCTTTTGGTGAGTTCGTCGTCACCGAAGACGTCTCGAAGTACACCAAGGCCGCCGTCTTCCAGAAGGGTGCCACGAGCGAAACCATTATGCGTTTCTCATCGGTAGCCGGTGAGCAGGGTTCGCCCGACACCTGGCGCGACGTGCGCGGATTCGCGCTGCGTTTCTACTCCACCGAAGGCAACTACGACATTGTCGGAAACAACACCCCCGTCTTCTTCTTACGTGATGCCATGAAGTTCCCCGACTTCATCCACTCGCAGAAACGCCTCGGTGACTCTGGCCTGCGCAACGCCGACATGCAGTGGGATTTCTGGACCCTCTCCCCCGAGAGTGCCCACCAAGTGACCTACCTTATGGGTGACCGCGGGTTGTCCAAATCGTGGCGCCACATCAACGGCTACGGTTCACACACCTACCAGTGGATCAACGCCGAAGGCGAACGCTTCTGGGTGCAGTACCACTTCCACTCCAGCCAAGGCGTTGAGCTGATGGAAGCCGCGGATGCCGAACGCATCGCCGGCGAAGATGCCGACTACTACCGTCGCGACCTCTTCGATTCCATCGCCGCCGGCGACTACCCGAGCTGGGATGTTTCGGTTCAGATCATGCCCTACGACGATGCGAAAACCTACCGCTTCAACCCCTTCGACCTCACCAAGACGTGGTCGCACGACGACTACCCGCTGATCCCAGTTGGCCACTTCACGCTGAACCGCAACCCGGAAAGCTTCTTCGCGCAGATCGAGCAGGCCGCATTCTCGCCGTCGAACATGGTTCCCGGCACCGACATCAGCCCCGACAAGATGCTGATGGCGCGGGTGTACTCCTACCCGGATGCCCAGCGCTACCGCATCGGCGCCAACTACAACCAGTTGCCGGTCAACCAGCCGCACGCGTCTGAAGCGAAGAACTACCAGCACGAGGGTGCCATGAACTACAAGATCGGTGACGCCGCCGATCGCACCTACGCCCCGAACTCCTATGGTGGACCAGCAGCACAGCCTGAGCTAGCCAGCGAAGGCGGCTGGGCCAACGACGGCGAACTGATGCGCGCAGCCCAAACCCTGCACGCCGAAGACGACGACTTCGGTCAAGCCGGAACGCTCTACCGCGACGTGTTCAGCACCGAGTCGAAGGCTCGCTTTATCGAAACCCTCACCGGACAGGGCCGTGCAATCACCATTCCCGAGATCCTCGAACGTTTCTACTGGTACTGGGGCAGTGTGGATGCCGACCTCGGAACCACCCTGCGCCAGACCGTTCCCGGCAACGTCGAGACCGCCAACGAAGAAGCCGACCCCGTTGGTGTCGGCCCCGCCAACTAG